CTGGGGCTACCGGCACGACGATACCCTGGTGTGGCAACGCACCGGCCTGCTTGGCCAAAGTATCAAAAGAGTGCCCCTGTACAAGGTGCAACACGTGAGTCTGCTTCAATCGCCCGGGCAACGGAAAAAAGGCTTGGCGACCCTGGAGCTCGGGCTTGCCAGCGGTAAGATTTTCCTGCCCTGGATCCCCTACAGCGAGGCCAGGACCATTGCTCTGGCCGCACTGACACAGCTGGACAAGCACAGAGGTAACTGGATTTAACCGGAGCACAAATGACGCATTGGCAGCAAATCATCGATTTTTGGTTCAGCGAAATCAGCCCCAAACAATGGTGGCAAAAGGATGCTGACTTTGACCATCTGATTGCACAACGCTTTATCGAGGTGTTGGTCGCGGCCAAACGGGGGGAGCTCTTTGGCTGGCGGCAACACCCGATGGGACGCCTTGCGGAGATTATCGTGCTCGATCAGTTTTCACGTAATGTGTACCGCGATACCCCGGCTGCCTTTGAAGCCGACCCCATGGCATTGGTGCTGGCTCAGGAGGCCGTCGCTCTGGGAGTGGATAAGGCGCTGCCGGATAATATGGTGCCCTTTTTATACATGCCCTACATGCACAGCGAGTCGGCCCTTATCCACGAAGAAGCCATGAAACTCTTTTCCCGCGAGGCCGCCCGGGGCAACCTGGAGTTTGAGATTCGCCACAAGGCCATTATTGACCGATTTGGCCGTTATCCTCATAGAAACAATATATTAGGCCGAGAGTCCAGCGCAGATGAACTCGCTTTTTTACAAGAACCCGGTTCCTCATTCTAAATATTTGTTCCACCCGCTATTGCACAGGGAGTGAACTAAACTCAATACTGACTCGACAACCCAAGACGGCCCGCCGACAGAGCGACTAAACAATAAAGCCGTCTCCCTGAGAACTTAGTTAAAATGAAAAACAAAAGTAACCTAGTAACCAGCTTGTTCCTGGCAAGCCTGGGAGCAACAACACAGGTTTCTGCTGAAACCGTCAATGTGGGCGTGAGCTTTGCGATACCGCCCTACGTGATTCAGCAGGAAAACAGCGGTCTGGAGCTGGATATACTGCGCCAGGCGCTGGCCCGCCGGGGACACTATGCGGTGATCCATTACATGCCGCTGTCCCGCACCTTCCGCGAGCTCAAGGACGGTAAGCTCGACGGCATCATCAACACCAAAGAGAATATGCTTGAGGGCGTGTTCTACAGCGATGAAGTCATCCGTTTCCATAACTGCGTTATCAGCCTTGCCTCCCGCAATCTGGACATCAACACCATTGGCGATTTGAAGGGCATGAGTGTGGTGGCCTTTCAACAGGCGTCGCGGATTCTGGGAGAAGAGTTTGGCAGCACAGTCGCCAAATCGCCGTCTTACAGCGAAATTGCCGCCCAGCGCCATCAAATTCATATGCTGTTCAAGGGCCGAACCGACGTGATAGTCATGGAAAAAAGTATCTTTGCCTACTATCGCAAAAAAGAGCTGGAGGCCGGATTTACGGAGGCCGGGCTTGAGGTTCGTGAGGCCTGCA
This portion of the Shewanella amazonensis SB2B genome encodes:
- a CDS encoding DUF924 family protein, which encodes MTHWQQIIDFWFSEISPKQWWQKDADFDHLIAQRFIEVLVAAKRGELFGWRQHPMGRLAEIIVLDQFSRNVYRDTPAAFEADPMALVLAQEAVALGVDKALPDNMVPFLYMPYMHSESALIHEEAMKLFSREAARGNLEFEIRHKAIIDRFGRYPHRNNILGRESSADELAFLQEPGSSF
- a CDS encoding substrate-binding periplasmic protein, with product MKNKSNLVTSLFLASLGATTQVSAETVNVGVSFAIPPYVIQQENSGLELDILRQALARRGHYAVIHYMPLSRTFRELKDGKLDGIINTKENMLEGVFYSDEVIRFHNCVISLASRNLDINTIGDLKGMSVVAFQQASRILGEEFGSTVAKSPSYSEIAAQRHQIHMLFKGRTDVIVMEKSIFAYYRKKELEAGFTEAGLEVREACIFEPTAYRFAFRSARIRDDFNQGLSSIREDGTLAAILQKYKAMMTVEPEEEPSIDEMLQAQPEHP